The genomic region CCAAAATCTTGATTCTTTTTAGGTTCGGGGAAGCATTGGACAAATGGTATTTTTCTCTGTTTCAGAGCAGTGGTATCCCAATAACTGATATTCCACAGATTCATTTGCATTTGCATGTATTGAATATCTTCACACGAGAAATGACTCCGTATGGTTTTTATAGCTTCTTTTATATACCATTCCTCGTTTGTATATGCCTGCTGCTTACATACTATGTTTATTATTTCATCCTTCCCTATCTTAATTAGAAGTGGGTCAAGAAAAATAACCTCGAGAGGAATCTTTTGAGGATTATCTTTATAAAAATTTATACGAGAACGCATACGTTCTGCGGTATCTGCCTTATATGTATATTCTATAAAATCATACATCTGTTTGGTATATTCGGTATAGGTATGGGTATAGTTCTGTGTATAACCTGTGTATGAGTAGAATATATATATATAAATTAAATAGTATTTCATAGATTCATCGGTTTATATGTTTTCTGTATGTTAGTAAAAAAAGTGCATTCTGTATTTGTTTATCCAGAATGCACTTGATAAAACTTTCTCTGATATTCCATAACTCATAAGAGGAATGGGCGTACATAATAACATAATCGCTTTTTTATTAGTCATTTCTTTCATTGTTTTTTATGTTTTATTTTTTTTTAAGTTATAAGATTATTAATAAAAAGAGAGCCACCTTTTTACAGATGCTCTCCTTATTTGTTTATTTTACTTTTTTTATTTTATAAAATGAATATCCTAATCCTACATCAAAGAACAGACCTAATCTATTAACAGTCAAGATTCTCTCACTGTTATTTTCATAAAATATATGTGTATACCCTAATCCCGAACCTAAATCTAAAGTAAAGAATCCTTTTTTCTTTTTCCATAAAAATTGGTATCCAAATTTAGATCCCATAGAAATAGTGTTCACATATATTCTTGAACCTTCGTCAATAGGTGTATTATAAATACTAATATTAGGTTCTGTTATTTTCCAAGAATTGATAGAATATAAAAACATTGCTCCTACATACCACCCCTTTAAGGCATCTTTTATATAATATCTATATTCTAATTCACCACCAAATTCAAAAAAGATTTGATTAGTAGACCCAATGGAACTCCTACCAATAGAACCACTAACAGATAAGGAAAGAGTACTATTTTTATATAGCTTCCGTTCATAAGAAATTGCATTCATTCTTCTTGTAATAATATTTGTATTAAAATAATTAGAGAATAAAGCAAGTGGATACACTTTAAGAGCATGCATAGGTAAAGCTTCCCTTAATTCACTCACCGAATCTTTCTCTGATATTCCATAACTCATAAGAGGAATGAGCGTACATAATAACATAATCGCTTTTTTATTAGTCATTTCT from Chitinophagaceae bacterium harbors:
- a CDS encoding DUF3575 domain-containing protein, encoding MKEMTNKKAIMLLCTLIPLMSYGISEKDSVSELREALPMHALKVYPLALFSNYFNTNIITRRMNAISYERKLYKNSTLSLSVSGSIGRSSIGSTNQIFFEFGGELEYRYYIKDALKGWYVGAMFLYSINSWKITEPNISIYNTPIDEGSRIYVNTISMGSKFGYQFLWKKKKGFFTLDLGSGLGYTHIFYENNSERILTVNRLGLFFDVGLGYSFYKIKKVK